One Triticum dicoccoides isolate Atlit2015 ecotype Zavitan chromosome 5B, WEW_v2.0, whole genome shotgun sequence genomic window carries:
- the LOC119306600 gene encoding zinc finger protein ZAT12-like codes for MMKHQRPAADRAVSLSLSLSLGAVAGLKKKMRRAADAAGGDQFVCKTCGRSFPSFQALGGHRTSHLRGHHGLALALTLTAGDLYRVKPKSTTDQKQAHRCHICGQGFETGQALGGHMRRHRDGAPPVLLELFL; via the coding sequence ATGATGAAGCACCAGCGACCAGCAGCAGACCGGGCCGTgtcactctccctctccctctccctcggcgCCGTGGCCGGCCTCAAGAAGAAGATGCGCCGCGCCGCCGACGCAGCCGGTGGGGATCAGTTCGTGTGCAAGACGTGCGGCCGCTCGTTCCCGTCGTTCCAGGCCCTCGGCGGCCACCGGACCAGCCACCTGCGCGGCCACCACGGGCTCGCGCTCGCCCTCACCCTCACCGCCGGGGATCTGTaccgtgtcaagcccaagagtactACGGATCAGAAGCAGGCGCACCGTTGCCACATCTGCGGCCAAGGGTTCGAGACGGGGCAGGCGCTCGGCGGCCACATGCGCCGGCACCGTGATGGGGCGCCGCCCGTTCTGCTCGAGCTGTTTCTCTAG